One window of Oncorhynchus kisutch isolate 150728-3 unplaced genomic scaffold, Okis_V2 Okis05a-Okis16b_hom, whole genome shotgun sequence genomic DNA carries:
- the LOC109876944 gene encoding microtubule-associated protein 2 isoform X1 has product MADSRQPEDNSSSHWAPPTNGAQDQSAALAGHGENGFSSYRENGYHGGHAATAEQVSARIVEKVTAEAVAVLKQEQDKQDSTRRLSSVEDSANLPPSPPPSPSAEQIGPMEQKERLEVVPTPPEEEEEEVEFTQVSAAPEEEHPGQQGEDSDQQPTDMLLEHVDIVSEPQALPRPQAETHKFLNGGGIHQAELDKPSEEDLPVNPEKPRSDNPAMAEEHPQGAPPPQSPVDPTTERETPEGAESTVSIAEFSTGSPKNKSLTDPTPTEPEKTVQPLVEPEKGQGTGSTTSVVPKIEYLPEPKTTAEKQPSVEELDSVPLSVVYEPLKDYIEEEEENDAYVTPSKSANLESVREEKEIISEKTEKRMLSLGQSTARPLSFETEKIEETPQSNVSDGENPKQEAHISAADSLKDKQSSEDKSGVASKDESGMTAYFETSTQRDTEKRGERGEGYYELSAVSQKKPSEEILEADSNIKISDSAPEQTISSITLMSDSAMDKLEDLPKRKDVCTRLSPGKLSLEHRSLSLNFAIGSMGQAGEQNQSKLSSLTEVSSGSLDETTGYLPLTTPLVTLERQLLPVTPEIALPVPTTETSTDPPEDTTSKTMCSPELSLSPMKQHYTHLNDPSNDLPEMLDLAGVKPKPTLEKRELDQHNRRRSVPACPSAALVGSSLAKLVLGNQQTPRVVGGEESQQEERGYCVFSEYSGPMPSPADLHSPVGSPHQRFPTVTEGDSDEELGAIAEEGGEKLAPHKTNQAEESVGGTVKPTLVLERAVTAGVKPDRLRIPVAPSKDKLTEFRLESGLPGDIKTQAIPEVELEQDLSREASPIPPDFAFTFGTEVKDTKLFATPESPAEKAAAVEGTKVEEVTAEVKVEVTSARIGKSQKTGLKKPEMEKVEETSDPDHQNAVEDLQPKDVRGLEREKQKEPMTSSPESLVEIINAQEKKRESEPEVSTVPAEAVVPKEEAKTKVEETSPTPSNVSPADVEEATEQLEEKSPEKSVSGSSPVIVIPQAQVEEEEEEDDIEVAEEVLEEVEGPPVLLKEKEQESHPMEKQEEVAEEVRVVGGAEEENPKDLESAVAGDDESCDATAPTIDEGDYADRISHLSACSGNDQPQTLDGKEAEKEKNKVEDKEGVVLQEEEESAEVGQEVEMKASSREETETSDVLRSQTSETTALDETTMDVSMLDSESGWVDSQDDDRSVMTEQIEALPKTQSPVKTPLVEKPSNKRPPGRGQGRASTPERKLNRREPVSRRPKEEEKKKKAGTKRTEQCKVSVLQCRSPTRRIVVKAATFRQARPASHHGSARRKPPAVEDQQPLNVTHQSRERTSSLTRTALTNHRLTRGVEDLSPRPNSACSHTKPKPLVEAELCGPRPSSACSGRNSPSPALQRRGRREEKEGTYRTPEKRSSLPRPASSLPRRAPPAEHDNTSPAPRRPTSIQTEPRGEHRSGRSPSIAVGTNSSARSRSARSGASTPHTPGSTAVTPGTPPSYSCRTPGSRTPGSHTPKSLSLLTQEKKFAVIRTPPKSPSTTPKQLRVLNQPLPDLKNIKSKIGSTDNMKYQPKGGQVFIPSVKLDFSHVQSKCGSLDKIQYAPTGGNVHITTKKIDLSHITSKCGSMSNIRHRPGGGNVRIESVKLDFKDKAEAKVGSLANASHTPGGGQIMIESHKLTFRDTAKARVDHGADVITLSPGGTGGTSPHRLSNVSSTGSLNLLDCPQLSTLAQDVTMALAKQGL; this is encoded by the exons ATGGCAGACAGTCGGCAGCCCGAGGACAACAGCTCCTCTCACTGGGCCCCTCCCACTAACGGAGCCCAGGACCAGTCAGCTGCCCTCGCTGGCCACGGAGAGAACGGCTTCTCCTCTTACAGAGAGAACGGCTATCACGGTGGACACGCTGCCACAGCAG AGCAAGTGTCAGCCCGTATAGTTGAGAAGGTGACAGCAGAGGCGGTGGCAGTACTCAAGCAGGAGCAGGACAAGCAGGACTCTACTAGGAGACTGTCCTCAG TGGAGGACTCTGCCAACCtgccaccctcccctcccccctctccgtcGGCAGAGCAGATCGGACCCATGGAGCAAA aggagagactagaggttGTCCCTACTCcccctgaggaggaggaggaggaggtggagtttACCCAAGTCTCAGCAGCTCCTGAGGAGGAGCACCCAGGTCAACAGGGGGAGGATTCTGATCAGCAGCCCACAGACATGCTCTTAGAGCACGTTGATATTGTAAGCGAGCCCCAGGCTTTGCCCCGTCCTCAGGCCGAGACTCATAAATTCCTCAACGGGGGAGGAATCCATCAGGCTGAGTTGGATAAACCATcagaggaag ACCTGCCGGTGAACCCAGAGAAGCCTCGTTCCGACAATCCTGCCATGGCAGAGGAGCATCCACAGGGGGCACCCCCTCCGCAGAGCCCGGTGGAccccaccacagagagagaaacacctgagggagcagagagcacTGTGTCCATCGCTGAGTTCTCCACTGGTTCCCCCAAAAACAAATCTCTAACTGATCCTACCCCCACAGAACCCGAGAAAACGGTTCAGCCTTTAGTGGAACCAGAAAAGGGGCAAGGGACTGGAAGTACCACTAGTGTGGTTCCTAAGATAGAATACCTTCCGGAGCCCAAGACCACCGCTGAGAAACAGCCCTCGGTTGAAGAGCTCGACTCAGTTCCTCTTTCAGTTGTATATGAGCCCCTGAAAGATTAcattgaggaagaggaggaaaatgATGCTTATGTTACACCCAGTAAGTCAGCAAACCTTGAGAGCGTTCGTGAGGAGAAAGAGATCATATCAGAGAAAACTGAGAAAAGAATGCTGAGTCTAGGACAATCGACCGCCAGGCCATTGTCATTTGAGACTGAGAAGATTGAGGAGACTCCTCAAAGTAATGTCAGTGATGGAGAAAACCCAAAGCAGGAGGCACACATATCTGCTGCAGATAGTCTAAAAGACAAGCAGAGTTCGGAAGATAAGTCTGGAGTTGCTTCAAAAGATGAGTCAGGTATGACGGCCTACTTTGAGACCTCTACACAAAGGGATACTGAAAAACGAGGAGAACGTGGTGAGGGTTACTATGAGCTCAGTGCTGTCAGCCAGAAGAAGCCCTCAGAGGAGATTCTGGAGGCCGATTCAAACATTAAAATAAGCGATTCAGCACCAGAACAGACAATATCCAGCATAACGTTGATGAGTGACAGTGCCATGGACAAGCTAGAGGATCTCCCTAAAAGGAAGGATGTGTGTACTAGACTGTCACCTGGCAAAttgtcattggaacacagaagtctTTCTCTGAATTTTGCTATTGGCTCAATGGGTCAAGCAGGAGAGCAAAACCAGTCGAAGCTCTCATCTCTTACAGAGGTCTCTTCCGGAAGCCTGGATGAAACCACaggctaccttcctctaaccacCCCATTAGTAACATTAGAGAGACAGTTACTTCCTGTGACTCCAGAGATAgctctcccagtccctaccactgAAACCTCCACTGATCCACCTGAAGACACAACCTCTAAGACAATGTGTTCTCCTGAGTTGTCACTCTCACCCATGAAGCAACACTACACCCATTTGAATGACCCATCCAACGACCTTCCTGAGATGCTGGACCTAGCCGGTGTTAAGCCCAAACCCACCCTGGAGAAGAGGGAGCTGGACCAGCATAATAGAAGGAGGTCTGTCCCTGCCTGTCCATCTGCTGCTCTGGTGGGCAGTTCTCTGGCCAAGCTGGTACTGGGGAACCAGCAGACGCCCAGGGTGGTGGGTGGAGAGGAGAGCCAGCAGGAGGAGCGTGGTTACTGCGTGTTTAGTGAGTACTCTGGTCCCATGCCCTCGCCTGCCGATCTGCACAGCCCAGTGGGCTCCCCACACCAACGGTTCCCCACAGTGACTGAAGGGGACAGTGACGAGGAACTGGGAGCCATTGCGGAAGAGGGCGGGGAAAAGCTGGCACCGCATAAAACAAACCAGGCAGAGGAATCGGTTGGAGGAACGGTTAAGCCAACTTTGGTGCTTGAAAGAGCTGTCACGGCAGGTGTCAAACCGGATCGTCTGAGGATCCCTGTGGCTCCATCCAAAGACAAACTGACAGAGTTCCGGCTGGAGAGCGGTCTTCCTGGGGACATCAAAACTCAAGCCATTCCTGAGGTAGAGTTGGAGCAGGACCTCTCCAGAGAAGCGTCCCCCATCCCACCAGACTTCGCATTTACTTTTGGCACTGAGGTGAAGGACACCAAGCTTTTTGCGACCCCTGAGTCTCCAGCAGAAAAGGCTGCCGCTGTGGAGGGAACCAAAGTTGAGGAAGTCACAGCGGAAGTCAAAGTAGAGGTGACGTCAGCAAGGATTGGGAAGAGTCAGAAGACTGGTCTTAAAAAGCCAGAGATGGAGAAAGTGGAGGAGACCTCAGACCCAGACCATCAGAATGCTGTTGAAGACTTACAGCCAAAGGATGTTcgaggactggagagagaaaaGCAAAAAGAACCCATGACATCATCACCTGAATCATTAGTGGAGATCATCAATGCGCAGGAGAAGAAGCGTGAAAGTGAACCAGAGGTGTCAACAGTACCAGCGGAGGCTGTCGTTCCAAAAGAAGAGGCCAAGACcaaagttgaagaaacatcacCAACACCCTCTAACGTGAGCCCTGCAGATGTGGAGGAAGCCACAGAGCAACTAGAAGAGAAAAGTCCAGAGAAAAGTGTTTCTGGAAGTTCTCCAGTTATAGTCATACCTCAGGCACAagttgaggaagaggaggaggaagacgatATAGAAGTAGCTGAGGAAGTCTTAGAGGAAGTTGAAGGCCCTCCTGTGCTCCTCaaggagaaagagcaagagagtcACCCTATGGAGAAGCAGGAGGAGGTGGCAGAAGAGGTGAGGGTGGTGGGTGGGGCGGAGGAGGAAAATCCTAAAGATTTGGAGTCTGCTGTTGCTGGGGATGACGAATCATGTGATGCTACTGCCCCAACCATTGATGAAGGGGATTATGCCGATCGCATCTCTCATCTATCTGCCTGCTCTGGAAACGACCAGCCACAAACCCTTGATGgaaaggaggcagagaaagagaagaataAAGTGGAGGATAAAGAAGGGGTGGTGctgcaggaagaggaggagtccgCTGAAGTGGGGCAGGAAGTTGAGATGAAGGCTTCCAGTCGCGAGGAGACGGAAACCTCAGACGTACTGCGGAGCCAGACCAGCGAGACCACCGCTCTCGACGAGACCACCATGGACGTCTCCATGTTAGACAGCGAGAGTGGCTGGGTGGACTCACAAG ATGATGACAGAAGCGTAATGACAGAGCAGATTGAAGCTCTGCCCAAAACACAGAGTCCTGTCAAGACTCCCCTGGTAGAGAAACCCTCTAATAAACGTCCCCCCGGCAGAGGACAGGGGCGCGCCTCCACCCCCGAGCGCAAACTCAACCGCAGAGAGCCCGTCAGTCGTCGTCcaaaggaggaagagaagaagaaaaaag CGGGGACGAAGAGAACTGAACAGTGTAAGGTATCAGTCCTCCAGTGTCGCTCTCCCACTCGGAGGATTGTAGTCAAAGCTGCTACGTTCAGACAAGCTAGACCTGCTTCGCACCACGGCTCTGCTAGACGCAAGCCACCAG CCGTGGAGGACCAGCAGCCTCTTAATGTGACCCACCAATCCCGGGAAAGGACCTCT AGCCTCACACGCACCGCCTTAACAAACCATCGACTGACCAGGGGGGTAGAGGATCTGTCCCCCAGGCCCAACTCTGCATGCTCCCACACTAAACCCAAACCACTAGTGGAGGCGGAGTTATGCGGGCCACGCCCCTCCTCCGCATGCTCAGGCAGAAACTCcccctcccccgcactgcagcGGCGGGGGCGGAGGGAAGAGAAG GAGGGTACCTACCGGACTCCAGAAAAGAGGTCCTCTCTGCCCAGGCCTGCCTCCTCCCTGCCCCGCCGTGCCCCCCCAGCAGAGCACGACAACACCAGCCCTGCCCCCCGCAGGCCCACCT CAATTCAAACTGAGCCCAGAGGGGAGCACAGGTCTGGGAGGTCCCCTAGTATTGCAG tcGGCACAAACTCGTCGGCCCGTTCCCGTTCTGCCCGAAGCGGAGCCTCCACGCCCCACACCCCCGGCTCCACAGCGGTCACCCCAGGAACACCACCCAGCTACTCCTGCCGCACCCCTGGGAGTCGCACCCCCGGCAGCCACACACCCAAGTCTCTCAG CCTCCTCACTCAGGAGAAGAAGTTTGCTGTGATCCGCACACCGCCCAAGTCACCCTCCACCACACCCAAGCAGCTGCGCGTCCTCAACCAGCCCCTGCCTGACCTGAAGAACATCAAGTCCAAGATCGGCTCCACAGACAACATGAAGTACCAGCCCAAAGGAGGACAG GTCTTCATTCCAAGTGTTAAACTGGACTTTAGCCATGTCCAATCTAAGTGTGGCTCCCTGGACAAAATCCAGTACGCACCCACCGGGGGAAAC GTCCACATTACCACCAAGAAGATAGACCTGAGCCACATCACCTCCAAATGTGGATCAATGTCCAACATCCGTCACCGACCAG GGGGTGGTAACGTGCGTATTGAGAGTGTGAAGCTGGACTTCAAGGACAAGGCCGAGGCCAAAGTGGGCTCACTGGCCAACGCCAGTCACACCCCCGGGGGAGGACAAATCATG aTCGAGAGCCACAAGCTGACGTTCCGTGACACGGCCAAGGCTCGCGTGGACCACGGAGCAGACGTTATCACCCTGTCCCCAGGTGGCACCGGGGGTACATCCCCCCACCGTCTCAGCAACGTGTCATCCACGGGCAGCCTCAACCTCCTGGACTGCCCCCAGCTGTCCACACTGGCCCAGGACGTCACCATGGCCCTGGCCAAGCAAGGCTTATGA
- the LOC109876944 gene encoding microtubule-associated protein 2 isoform X3, protein MADSRQPEDNSSSHWAPPTNGAQDQSAALAGHGENGFSSYRENGYHGGHAATAEQVSARIVEKVTAEAVAVLKQEQDKQDSTRRLSSVEDSANLPPSPPPSPSAEQIGPMEQNLPVNPEKPRSDNPAMAEEHPQGAPPPQSPVDPTTERETPEGAESTVSIAEFSTGSPKNKSLTDPTPTEPEKTVQPLVEPEKGQGTGSTTSVVPKIEYLPEPKTTAEKQPSVEELDSVPLSVVYEPLKDYIEEEEENDAYVTPSKSANLESVREEKEIISEKTEKRMLSLGQSTARPLSFETEKIEETPQSNVSDGENPKQEAHISAADSLKDKQSSEDKSGVASKDESGMTAYFETSTQRDTEKRGERGEGYYELSAVSQKKPSEEILEADSNIKISDSAPEQTISSITLMSDSAMDKLEDLPKRKDVCTRLSPGKLSLEHRSLSLNFAIGSMGQAGEQNQSKLSSLTEVSSGSLDETTGYLPLTTPLVTLERQLLPVTPEIALPVPTTETSTDPPEDTTSKTMCSPELSLSPMKQHYTHLNDPSNDLPEMLDLAGVKPKPTLEKRELDQHNRRRSVPACPSAALVGSSLAKLVLGNQQTPRVVGGEESQQEERGYCVFSEYSGPMPSPADLHSPVGSPHQRFPTVTEGDSDEELGAIAEEGGEKLAPHKTNQAEESVGGTVKPTLVLERAVTAGVKPDRLRIPVAPSKDKLTEFRLESGLPGDIKTQAIPEVELEQDLSREASPIPPDFAFTFGTEVKDTKLFATPESPAEKAAAVEGTKVEEVTAEVKVEVTSARIGKSQKTGLKKPEMEKVEETSDPDHQNAVEDLQPKDVRGLEREKQKEPMTSSPESLVEIINAQEKKRESEPEVSTVPAEAVVPKEEAKTKVEETSPTPSNVSPADVEEATEQLEEKSPEKSVSGSSPVIVIPQAQVEEEEEEDDIEVAEEVLEEVEGPPVLLKEKEQESHPMEKQEEVAEEVRVVGGAEEENPKDLESAVAGDDESCDATAPTIDEGDYADRISHLSACSGNDQPQTLDGKEAEKEKNKVEDKEGVVLQEEEESAEVGQEVEMKASSREETETSDVLRSQTSETTALDETTMDVSMLDSESGWVDSQDDDRSVMTEQIEALPKTQSPVKTPLVEKPSNKRPPGRGQGRASTPERKLNRREPVSRRPKEEEKKKKAGTKRTEQCKVSVLQCRSPTRRIVVKAATFRQARPASHHGSARRKPPAVEDQQPLNVTHQSRERTSSLTRTALTNHRLTRGVEDLSPRPNSACSHTKPKPLVEAELCGPRPSSACSGRNSPSPALQRRGRREEKEGTYRTPEKRSSLPRPASSLPRRAPPAEHDNTSPAPRRPTSIQTEPRGEHRSGRSPSIAVGTNSSARSRSARSGASTPHTPGSTAVTPGTPPSYSCRTPGSRTPGSHTPKSLSLLTQEKKFAVIRTPPKSPSTTPKQLRVLNQPLPDLKNIKSKIGSTDNMKYQPKGGQVFIPSVKLDFSHVQSKCGSLDKIQYAPTGGNVHITTKKIDLSHITSKCGSMSNIRHRPGGGNVRIESVKLDFKDKAEAKVGSLANASHTPGGGQIMIESHKLTFRDTAKARVDHGADVITLSPGGTGGTSPHRLSNVSSTGSLNLLDCPQLSTLAQDVTMALAKQGL, encoded by the exons ATGGCAGACAGTCGGCAGCCCGAGGACAACAGCTCCTCTCACTGGGCCCCTCCCACTAACGGAGCCCAGGACCAGTCAGCTGCCCTCGCTGGCCACGGAGAGAACGGCTTCTCCTCTTACAGAGAGAACGGCTATCACGGTGGACACGCTGCCACAGCAG AGCAAGTGTCAGCCCGTATAGTTGAGAAGGTGACAGCAGAGGCGGTGGCAGTACTCAAGCAGGAGCAGGACAAGCAGGACTCTACTAGGAGACTGTCCTCAG TGGAGGACTCTGCCAACCtgccaccctcccctcccccctctccgtcGGCAGAGCAGATCGGACCCATGGAGCAAA ACCTGCCGGTGAACCCAGAGAAGCCTCGTTCCGACAATCCTGCCATGGCAGAGGAGCATCCACAGGGGGCACCCCCTCCGCAGAGCCCGGTGGAccccaccacagagagagaaacacctgagggagcagagagcacTGTGTCCATCGCTGAGTTCTCCACTGGTTCCCCCAAAAACAAATCTCTAACTGATCCTACCCCCACAGAACCCGAGAAAACGGTTCAGCCTTTAGTGGAACCAGAAAAGGGGCAAGGGACTGGAAGTACCACTAGTGTGGTTCCTAAGATAGAATACCTTCCGGAGCCCAAGACCACCGCTGAGAAACAGCCCTCGGTTGAAGAGCTCGACTCAGTTCCTCTTTCAGTTGTATATGAGCCCCTGAAAGATTAcattgaggaagaggaggaaaatgATGCTTATGTTACACCCAGTAAGTCAGCAAACCTTGAGAGCGTTCGTGAGGAGAAAGAGATCATATCAGAGAAAACTGAGAAAAGAATGCTGAGTCTAGGACAATCGACCGCCAGGCCATTGTCATTTGAGACTGAGAAGATTGAGGAGACTCCTCAAAGTAATGTCAGTGATGGAGAAAACCCAAAGCAGGAGGCACACATATCTGCTGCAGATAGTCTAAAAGACAAGCAGAGTTCGGAAGATAAGTCTGGAGTTGCTTCAAAAGATGAGTCAGGTATGACGGCCTACTTTGAGACCTCTACACAAAGGGATACTGAAAAACGAGGAGAACGTGGTGAGGGTTACTATGAGCTCAGTGCTGTCAGCCAGAAGAAGCCCTCAGAGGAGATTCTGGAGGCCGATTCAAACATTAAAATAAGCGATTCAGCACCAGAACAGACAATATCCAGCATAACGTTGATGAGTGACAGTGCCATGGACAAGCTAGAGGATCTCCCTAAAAGGAAGGATGTGTGTACTAGACTGTCACCTGGCAAAttgtcattggaacacagaagtctTTCTCTGAATTTTGCTATTGGCTCAATGGGTCAAGCAGGAGAGCAAAACCAGTCGAAGCTCTCATCTCTTACAGAGGTCTCTTCCGGAAGCCTGGATGAAACCACaggctaccttcctctaaccacCCCATTAGTAACATTAGAGAGACAGTTACTTCCTGTGACTCCAGAGATAgctctcccagtccctaccactgAAACCTCCACTGATCCACCTGAAGACACAACCTCTAAGACAATGTGTTCTCCTGAGTTGTCACTCTCACCCATGAAGCAACACTACACCCATTTGAATGACCCATCCAACGACCTTCCTGAGATGCTGGACCTAGCCGGTGTTAAGCCCAAACCCACCCTGGAGAAGAGGGAGCTGGACCAGCATAATAGAAGGAGGTCTGTCCCTGCCTGTCCATCTGCTGCTCTGGTGGGCAGTTCTCTGGCCAAGCTGGTACTGGGGAACCAGCAGACGCCCAGGGTGGTGGGTGGAGAGGAGAGCCAGCAGGAGGAGCGTGGTTACTGCGTGTTTAGTGAGTACTCTGGTCCCATGCCCTCGCCTGCCGATCTGCACAGCCCAGTGGGCTCCCCACACCAACGGTTCCCCACAGTGACTGAAGGGGACAGTGACGAGGAACTGGGAGCCATTGCGGAAGAGGGCGGGGAAAAGCTGGCACCGCATAAAACAAACCAGGCAGAGGAATCGGTTGGAGGAACGGTTAAGCCAACTTTGGTGCTTGAAAGAGCTGTCACGGCAGGTGTCAAACCGGATCGTCTGAGGATCCCTGTGGCTCCATCCAAAGACAAACTGACAGAGTTCCGGCTGGAGAGCGGTCTTCCTGGGGACATCAAAACTCAAGCCATTCCTGAGGTAGAGTTGGAGCAGGACCTCTCCAGAGAAGCGTCCCCCATCCCACCAGACTTCGCATTTACTTTTGGCACTGAGGTGAAGGACACCAAGCTTTTTGCGACCCCTGAGTCTCCAGCAGAAAAGGCTGCCGCTGTGGAGGGAACCAAAGTTGAGGAAGTCACAGCGGAAGTCAAAGTAGAGGTGACGTCAGCAAGGATTGGGAAGAGTCAGAAGACTGGTCTTAAAAAGCCAGAGATGGAGAAAGTGGAGGAGACCTCAGACCCAGACCATCAGAATGCTGTTGAAGACTTACAGCCAAAGGATGTTcgaggactggagagagaaaaGCAAAAAGAACCCATGACATCATCACCTGAATCATTAGTGGAGATCATCAATGCGCAGGAGAAGAAGCGTGAAAGTGAACCAGAGGTGTCAACAGTACCAGCGGAGGCTGTCGTTCCAAAAGAAGAGGCCAAGACcaaagttgaagaaacatcacCAACACCCTCTAACGTGAGCCCTGCAGATGTGGAGGAAGCCACAGAGCAACTAGAAGAGAAAAGTCCAGAGAAAAGTGTTTCTGGAAGTTCTCCAGTTATAGTCATACCTCAGGCACAagttgaggaagaggaggaggaagacgatATAGAAGTAGCTGAGGAAGTCTTAGAGGAAGTTGAAGGCCCTCCTGTGCTCCTCaaggagaaagagcaagagagtcACCCTATGGAGAAGCAGGAGGAGGTGGCAGAAGAGGTGAGGGTGGTGGGTGGGGCGGAGGAGGAAAATCCTAAAGATTTGGAGTCTGCTGTTGCTGGGGATGACGAATCATGTGATGCTACTGCCCCAACCATTGATGAAGGGGATTATGCCGATCGCATCTCTCATCTATCTGCCTGCTCTGGAAACGACCAGCCACAAACCCTTGATGgaaaggaggcagagaaagagaagaataAAGTGGAGGATAAAGAAGGGGTGGTGctgcaggaagaggaggagtccgCTGAAGTGGGGCAGGAAGTTGAGATGAAGGCTTCCAGTCGCGAGGAGACGGAAACCTCAGACGTACTGCGGAGCCAGACCAGCGAGACCACCGCTCTCGACGAGACCACCATGGACGTCTCCATGTTAGACAGCGAGAGTGGCTGGGTGGACTCACAAG ATGATGACAGAAGCGTAATGACAGAGCAGATTGAAGCTCTGCCCAAAACACAGAGTCCTGTCAAGACTCCCCTGGTAGAGAAACCCTCTAATAAACGTCCCCCCGGCAGAGGACAGGGGCGCGCCTCCACCCCCGAGCGCAAACTCAACCGCAGAGAGCCCGTCAGTCGTCGTCcaaaggaggaagagaagaagaaaaaag CGGGGACGAAGAGAACTGAACAGTGTAAGGTATCAGTCCTCCAGTGTCGCTCTCCCACTCGGAGGATTGTAGTCAAAGCTGCTACGTTCAGACAAGCTAGACCTGCTTCGCACCACGGCTCTGCTAGACGCAAGCCACCAG CCGTGGAGGACCAGCAGCCTCTTAATGTGACCCACCAATCCCGGGAAAGGACCTCT AGCCTCACACGCACCGCCTTAACAAACCATCGACTGACCAGGGGGGTAGAGGATCTGTCCCCCAGGCCCAACTCTGCATGCTCCCACACTAAACCCAAACCACTAGTGGAGGCGGAGTTATGCGGGCCACGCCCCTCCTCCGCATGCTCAGGCAGAAACTCcccctcccccgcactgcagcGGCGGGGGCGGAGGGAAGAGAAG GAGGGTACCTACCGGACTCCAGAAAAGAGGTCCTCTCTGCCCAGGCCTGCCTCCTCCCTGCCCCGCCGTGCCCCCCCAGCAGAGCACGACAACACCAGCCCTGCCCCCCGCAGGCCCACCT CAATTCAAACTGAGCCCAGAGGGGAGCACAGGTCTGGGAGGTCCCCTAGTATTGCAG tcGGCACAAACTCGTCGGCCCGTTCCCGTTCTGCCCGAAGCGGAGCCTCCACGCCCCACACCCCCGGCTCCACAGCGGTCACCCCAGGAACACCACCCAGCTACTCCTGCCGCACCCCTGGGAGTCGCACCCCCGGCAGCCACACACCCAAGTCTCTCAG CCTCCTCACTCAGGAGAAGAAGTTTGCTGTGATCCGCACACCGCCCAAGTCACCCTCCACCACACCCAAGCAGCTGCGCGTCCTCAACCAGCCCCTGCCTGACCTGAAGAACATCAAGTCCAAGATCGGCTCCACAGACAACATGAAGTACCAGCCCAAAGGAGGACAG GTCTTCATTCCAAGTGTTAAACTGGACTTTAGCCATGTCCAATCTAAGTGTGGCTCCCTGGACAAAATCCAGTACGCACCCACCGGGGGAAAC GTCCACATTACCACCAAGAAGATAGACCTGAGCCACATCACCTCCAAATGTGGATCAATGTCCAACATCCGTCACCGACCAG GGGGTGGTAACGTGCGTATTGAGAGTGTGAAGCTGGACTTCAAGGACAAGGCCGAGGCCAAAGTGGGCTCACTGGCCAACGCCAGTCACACCCCCGGGGGAGGACAAATCATG aTCGAGAGCCACAAGCTGACGTTCCGTGACACGGCCAAGGCTCGCGTGGACCACGGAGCAGACGTTATCACCCTGTCCCCAGGTGGCACCGGGGGTACATCCCCCCACCGTCTCAGCAACGTGTCATCCACGGGCAGCCTCAACCTCCTGGACTGCCCCCAGCTGTCCACACTGGCCCAGGACGTCACCATGGCCCTGGCCAAGCAAGGCTTATGA